Proteins encoded together in one Halothermothrix orenii H 168 window:
- a CDS encoding PD-(D/E)XK nuclease family protein — translation MNFTYLDYHEDLFSKIISNDLPRIYVFDNTNNMLKAREYYKKPLLQRGSIFITISDLKEKLFPTDRLILKEEKLAVIFYELLTEREKKELQISDYFDAIEFASEFFNFFNELNEYGVKNIDNLRKWQEKKYNLFKTIRKRYRKRLEELNYTDRTLAFNFNNFCSHFMEGYNELVFVNIVNFTPKEKRLLKLLQETGKEINLVLQLSPDDFDEESLRLKSVTLPEELSSEIELYYTGERLTQMVNLISKMEAENGNITILDADYNNTCYHRLISPDKIDIDRDLSFTETKIYRFLEVIYNLLKNADSTDGFLRVELNDLLEACYLQEFRDYFSINENAVKVLQELAREEYAYFYPGFIKRYISLKRFGEVLEEIEKLRQIENINQLCNYLENLNLYFLNDREISNNITQYFDALLELNSLEEMGIVSSWDHYFKDKARGLFRMALNYLRYKKVKPVIDNQNKGNKLDSLFSAPHLSRDILIVLNASRGVIPSEAGNDFILTDRQRAELGLETINNLRLREKYYFYRHILNSQKTIIFSLKNLESNLTTSSFVDELRLKYGLDLKEAEITSRQLPAVIRRIFPAKPAALGMVSSVSRKEDKLVIETDDFPGNQMSLSYYRYTTLIDCYYKFYLEKLVRLAEDRVVVDREMSPLLFGNFVHEVFAEVLNRQGRNLNVSKEVVEEVIVDKLNSYRLQINNYYLPYYRKVLLPTVRDSVISFFRGLKRRVKGEIVDIKIEWQPEKSKDRVIFNHDFTDVFLNGRVDLIIETSDTRFIIDFKTGQGKEDQLDFYSLLLAPDYGSEKKVAKELYNVMKASFKAGAPGTEEEFAREISEEIKNFFEGGEYTTIYKSRCKDCNWMDICRVVIE, via the coding sequence ATGAATTTTACTTATCTAGACTATCACGAGGATCTTTTTAGTAAAATAATCAGTAATGACCTTCCCAGAATCTATGTTTTTGATAACACTAATAACATGCTCAAGGCCAGGGAATATTACAAAAAACCATTATTACAACGGGGAAGTATTTTTATTACTATATCAGACCTGAAAGAAAAACTATTCCCGACTGACCGCCTCATTTTAAAGGAAGAAAAGTTAGCAGTAATATTCTATGAATTACTGACAGAAAGAGAGAAGAAGGAACTCCAGATAAGTGACTATTTTGATGCCATTGAATTTGCCAGTGAATTTTTTAATTTTTTCAATGAATTAAATGAATATGGTGTTAAAAATATTGATAATTTAAGGAAATGGCAGGAGAAGAAGTATAATCTTTTTAAAACAATCAGAAAAAGGTACCGAAAGCGTCTAGAGGAACTCAATTATACGGATCGGACCCTGGCTTTTAATTTTAATAACTTCTGTTCTCATTTTATGGAGGGATATAATGAACTTGTTTTTGTTAATATTGTTAACTTTACCCCGAAAGAAAAAAGGTTGTTAAAGTTGCTTCAGGAAACAGGAAAAGAAATTAATCTGGTGTTACAGCTTTCCCCCGATGACTTTGATGAAGAGTCCCTGAGATTAAAATCGGTAACCCTTCCTGAAGAGTTAAGTTCTGAGATTGAGTTGTATTATACAGGGGAACGTTTGACCCAGATGGTTAATCTGATTTCAAAAATGGAGGCAGAAAACGGAAATATAACCATTCTGGATGCTGATTATAATAACACATGCTACCATCGTCTCATATCACCTGATAAAATAGACATTGACCGGGATTTAAGTTTTACGGAAACGAAAATATACAGGTTTTTAGAGGTTATATATAACCTTCTCAAAAATGCCGATTCCACCGATGGTTTTTTAAGGGTTGAGCTTAATGATCTGTTGGAGGCATGTTATCTCCAGGAATTCAGGGATTACTTCAGTATTAATGAAAATGCCGTAAAAGTCCTGCAGGAACTGGCCCGGGAGGAATATGCCTACTTTTATCCTGGCTTTATAAAAAGGTATATATCACTGAAGAGATTTGGAGAGGTCCTCGAAGAGATAGAAAAATTAAGACAGATAGAAAACATAAATCAGTTATGTAATTACCTGGAAAACCTCAATCTGTATTTTCTCAATGACAGGGAGATCAGTAATAATATAACCCAGTATTTTGACGCCCTGCTAGAGTTGAATTCTCTTGAAGAGATGGGGATTGTTAGTTCCTGGGACCATTATTTTAAAGATAAGGCCCGTGGCCTTTTCCGCATGGCTTTAAATTACCTGCGATATAAAAAGGTAAAACCGGTTATTGACAACCAGAATAAAGGTAATAAACTTGATAGTCTGTTTTCTGCTCCCCACCTTTCCCGGGATATACTGATAGTCCTCAATGCTTCCCGGGGGGTTATTCCTTCAGAGGCAGGGAATGATTTTATATTGACCGACAGGCAGAGGGCGGAACTGGGTTTAGAGACAATAAATAATTTAAGATTGAGGGAGAAGTATTATTTTTACCGCCATATTTTAAACAGCCAGAAAACCATTATCTTCAGCCTGAAAAATCTGGAGAGCAACCTGACGACCAGCTCTTTTGTTGATGAACTCAGGTTAAAATACGGACTTGACCTTAAAGAAGCGGAGATTACTTCCCGGCAGCTACCGGCTGTTATCCGGAGGATATTTCCTGCAAAGCCAGCTGCACTGGGGATGGTATCTTCTGTTAGCAGAAAAGAAGATAAACTGGTTATAGAAACCGATGATTTCCCGGGAAATCAAATGTCTCTGTCTTATTACAGGTATACAACTTTGATAGACTGTTATTATAAATTTTACCTGGAAAAGTTAGTCCGGCTTGCTGAAGACAGGGTGGTAGTTGACCGGGAGATGAGTCCCCTCCTCTTTGGTAATTTTGTCCATGAAGTCTTTGCTGAAGTTTTAAACCGTCAGGGACGTAATTTAAATGTATCTAAAGAAGTGGTGGAAGAGGTTATAGTCGATAAACTTAATTCCTACAGGCTTCAGATTAATAACTATTACCTGCCATATTACCGGAAAGTTTTACTCCCTACAGTTCGTGATTCGGTTATCAGTTTCTTCAGGGGATTAAAAAGAAGGGTTAAAGGAGAGATTGTCGATATTAAAATTGAATGGCAGCCTGAAAAGAGTAAAGACCGGGTCATTTTTAACCACGATTTTACCGATGTATTCTTAAATGGCCGGGTTGATCTTATCATCGAAACCAGTGATACCCGGTTTATTATAGATTTTAAAACAGGCCAGGGCAAGGAAGACCAGCTTGATTTCTATTCCCTGTTGCTTGCCCCTGATTATGGAAGCGAAAAAAAGGTTGCTAAAGAGCTTTATAATGTCATGAAAGCCAGTTTTAAGGCCGGCGCTCCCGGTACTGAGGAGGAGTTTGCCAGGGAAATAAGTGAGGAAATAAAGAACTTTTTTGAAGGTGGGGAATATACGACTATTTATAAATCTCGCTGTAAAGATTGTAACTGGATGGATATCTGCAGGGTGGTGATAGAATGA
- a CDS encoding glycosyl hydrolase produces the protein MSKNKLLLFMMLMVLLLFTYTVSGAVPNEGVVSVGAGSYVDVFPSGIDQSNPDNTDIQENIYITSNMEGRPIPTNDWWSSLVWEGVSDDGHYVQAAHPFLIKLEARGMRLFAPKTEDFWVIDNAYGATMAVGNSQDFVLGNSLSTTMEAYLHDFSDWFVTASMEGGSASMKLTYGHGSPYVYAIYESGNPTLTFDTPPTIWYDNSYTKVIGFSIEGRNYAAFAPEGSTWSGIGTTTITCNLPGGSNYFSVAALPPGEPDTLLPLFEQYAYNHIINTEVVWEYVESSSEVITSYNYTVTQYEGSETGTLFALYPHQWRNLQQGNLQNYSYTTARGEMKLAQGTSFTTSMKFPGVLSALPPLETQTDLDRLYSYVDSARNEPFTSTDTYYVGKRLGKLATIIPIAEQVNHTTAASEFRNELRTRLENWFNATNDDGSAYVRDIFYYNNNWKTLIGFDASFGSANQLNDHHFHYGYFIKGAAEIARTDRTWASESQYGEMVNLLIRDIACPDRNDPMFPFLRNFDIYAGHSWASGHARFADGNNNESSSEAMNAWTALILWGEYTNSPEIKELGIYLYTTEMHAIYEYWFNIYNENYPDTFSKPMTAMVWGCKQDYATWFSAAPEAIQGIVLLPIQAGSLYLGHDPNYCQLYFDFLVDQRGSSDFAQWDAIFYAYEALFDPDQALQDFFTYENQLLNSTSGPTAATEEGNTVANTYHWIKNLQRLGRVDHSVVATNHALYAVFQQTDGTRTYVAYNPTDNGKTVNFSDGGNLYVAPHSYGVSTDSPVINPPSSPVLNSAIAGDAQVTLDWNSVSGATGYKVYYGTASGEYNNVQTVSDITSYTVTGLTNDTTYYFVITATNSAGESGYSNELSATPQPELNNPPVEPNLNSATAGDGEVSLSWDSVSGVTGYNLHYGTSSGSYSVTIDVGNSTSYTVTGLNNNTTYYFAVTAYNDNGESGYSNELSATPQAESSDDHGAEYVSPTEALFWVDDGGDPSTQDYGWVIVYIGPDPSTSLHEKPGYHMSYNSSLDRWEYTKADMHDNDGNPWEYQFNFNDQELSEEYLYYHQP, from the coding sequence ATGTCAAAAAACAAGCTATTGCTTTTTATGATGTTGATGGTACTCCTTCTCTTTACTTACACTGTTTCAGGTGCAGTTCCTAATGAAGGGGTTGTCTCAGTTGGAGCCGGAAGTTATGTAGATGTTTTTCCTTCTGGTATAGATCAAAGCAACCCGGACAATACCGATATCCAGGAAAATATATATATTACTTCTAATATGGAAGGACGTCCTATTCCCACTAATGACTGGTGGAGTAGTCTTGTCTGGGAAGGGGTTTCTGATGATGGTCATTATGTACAGGCTGCCCATCCTTTCTTAATAAAACTTGAAGCGCGAGGTATGAGGTTATTCGCACCAAAAACTGAAGACTTCTGGGTAATTGATAATGCTTATGGTGCTACTATGGCCGTTGGAAATAGCCAGGATTTTGTCCTGGGGAATAGTTTATCAACAACTATGGAGGCCTATCTACATGACTTCAGTGATTGGTTTGTGACTGCTTCCATGGAGGGCGGTAGTGCCTCAATGAAATTGACCTATGGACATGGTTCTCCTTATGTTTATGCCATTTATGAAAGTGGGAACCCTACTTTGACCTTTGACACCCCACCTACAATCTGGTATGATAATTCTTACACTAAAGTAATTGGTTTTTCTATAGAGGGTAGAAATTATGCAGCTTTTGCCCCTGAGGGTAGTACCTGGTCAGGAATTGGTACTACTACCATTACCTGCAATTTACCAGGTGGGAGTAACTATTTCAGTGTAGCAGCTTTACCTCCTGGTGAACCGGACACACTACTACCATTATTTGAACAATACGCATATAACCATATTATTAATACAGAAGTAGTGTGGGAGTATGTGGAAAGTAGTAGTGAAGTAATTACATCTTACAATTATACAGTTACCCAATATGAAGGAAGTGAAACAGGTACTCTCTTTGCGCTTTATCCTCATCAGTGGAGAAACCTGCAACAGGGAAATTTACAAAATTATTCCTATACTACTGCCCGGGGTGAAATGAAACTTGCTCAGGGTACATCTTTTACTACAAGTATGAAATTCCCGGGTGTTTTGAGTGCCCTTCCACCTCTGGAAACCCAGACTGATCTTGACAGGTTGTATAGCTATGTCGATTCTGCCAGGAACGAACCATTTACCAGTACAGATACTTACTATGTAGGAAAAAGGCTCGGTAAACTGGCCACCATTATTCCTATAGCTGAACAGGTTAATCATACTACTGCAGCCAGTGAATTCCGAAATGAATTAAGGACTCGTCTGGAAAATTGGTTTAATGCTACCAATGATGATGGTTCTGCCTATGTCAGGGATATTTTTTATTATAATAACAACTGGAAGACCCTGATTGGTTTTGATGCTAGTTTTGGTAGTGCTAATCAGCTTAACGATCACCACTTCCATTACGGTTATTTTATAAAGGGTGCTGCTGAAATAGCCCGGACCGATCGCACCTGGGCTTCTGAAAGCCAATATGGAGAAATGGTTAATTTACTGATCAGGGATATAGCCTGTCCTGACAGAAATGACCCAATGTTCCCATTCTTGAGGAATTTTGATATCTATGCAGGACATTCATGGGCTTCAGGTCATGCCCGTTTTGCTGATGGTAATAATAATGAATCATCATCCGAGGCCATGAATGCCTGGACAGCCCTGATCCTATGGGGAGAGTATACCAATAGTCCAGAGATAAAGGAACTGGGAATTTATCTTTATACTACAGAAATGCATGCAATATATGAATACTGGTTTAACATCTATAATGAAAATTATCCTGATACATTTAGTAAACCTATGACAGCTATGGTCTGGGGTTGCAAACAGGACTATGCTACCTGGTTTAGTGCAGCACCAGAGGCTATTCAGGGTATAGTTTTATTACCAATTCAGGCCGGGTCACTCTATCTGGGACATGACCCCAATTATTGCCAGTTATATTTTGATTTCCTGGTGGATCAGCGGGGTAGCAGTGACTTTGCCCAGTGGGATGCTATTTTCTATGCATATGAAGCTCTTTTTGATCCTGACCAGGCCCTGCAGGACTTCTTTACCTATGAAAACCAGTTACTTAATTCTACCAGTGGGCCGACGGCAGCGACTGAAGAGGGTAATACCGTTGCTAATACCTATCACTGGATTAAAAATTTACAGAGATTAGGCAGGGTAGACCATAGTGTTGTGGCTACAAACCATGCTCTTTACGCTGTCTTCCAGCAGACAGATGGAACTCGGACCTATGTTGCCTATAACCCCACAGACAATGGTAAGACAGTTAATTTTAGTGATGGCGGCAACCTCTATGTTGCTCCCCATTCCTATGGTGTTTCTACCGATTCTCCAGTAATTAATCCCCCGTCATCACCTGTTTTAAATAGTGCCATTGCAGGTGACGCCCAGGTAACTTTAGATTGGAATAGTGTTAGTGGAGCAACTGGTTATAAAGTTTACTATGGAACAGCTAGCGGAGAGTATAATAATGTTCAGACTGTTAGTGATATAACCAGTTATACCGTAACTGGATTGACCAACGATACGACTTACTATTTCGTAATTACTGCTACTAATTCAGCAGGCGAAAGTGGTTATTCTAATGAACTTTCAGCAACACCACAACCTGAATTAAATAATCCTCCGGTAGAACCAAATTTAAACAGTGCAACTGCTGGAGATGGTGAAGTCAGCTTAAGCTGGGATAGTGTCAGTGGTGTTACTGGTTATAACCTTCATTATGGAACGAGCAGTGGGAGTTACTCCGTGACAATTGATGTCGGTAATTCAACCAGTTATACTGTAACCGGCTTGAACAATAACACAACCTACTATTTTGCCGTGACTGCCTATAATGATAATGGTGAGAGTGGTTACTCCAATGAACTTTCAGCAACACCACAGGCCGAAAGCAGTGATGATCATGGTGCTGAATATGTCAGCCCAACAGAAGCCCTGTTCTGGGTTGATGATGGAGGGGATCCTTCCACCCAGGACTACGGTTGGGTTATTGTATATATCGGGCCAGATCCCAGCACATCACTACATGAAAAGCCGGGTTATCACATGAGCTATAACTCCAGTCTGGACCGCTGGGAATATACCAAGGCAGATATGCATGATAATGATGGTAATCCATGGGAATACCAGTTTAATTTTAATGATCAGGAATTAAGTGAAGAATATCTTTACTATCATCAGCCGTAA
- a CDS encoding UvrD-helicase domain-containing protein gives MIKVLKASAGTGKTYRLSLEYVNSLLRGQSFDEIVVMTFTRKATAEIRERIFEHIEDLLEHGMESKVYNSLKEIYHDISFNRDNLQKKYKAMLINKDKLHIYTIDSFINRVFKQAIAPYLGVYKYEIVEDDKNTEIVEKVFKEILDNPDDFALMEKFLSDNPERKIKEYINLIKSMLNNRWKFLLIDHKPRKKRETGQLTPLLDECLNILESAARDKGKDFSKDYFKKSFQGQMSQYLELETHEARKEFIIKNKDSFFKESFWNGNNLRGKAMAPFKEHLEVKYREFLEKMAGYIYNEEMIPYEEEVFKFYSRIFEIYDRIKFKEKTFTHTDISNYTYKYLREEALDLLDGKKVSDYFYELLGSEVTTLFIDEFQDTSILQWKILKPLIDRCRNVIAVGDEKQSIYGWRGGEKELFSRLDKILDGESESLKVCYRSEKEIIKFINRFFTGLEIDWEYNEVKHLPEKQEGFIEILLGGDSLKNRTNSKKFNNMSEEKQRQIIELNEKVTVNLKRKIVERIKNISDLSGVGILARSNDDLSDIATELDKKGIPYILESKDSLINHEAVKPLYFLLGYLTYNDYLELIKFLRSDLVGLDNQGLKYLLRNRDRVEKFMRGRGVKLSNALLQKALSEIRRLKALNYRELTNTLIQKSGLMDLFGDNSGALKNIYHFFKLMRQFSCLKDFMDYIEENKNSDELKQVGVKEENAVKLMTIHKSKGLSFETEFFYWCPGKRKGGRSNRMEIYVRFDDNFEELEDYLLTHSRYTRYFEYLGFNFNKEQEEKELIEEINNVYVALTRPEKNLYLYIEGPRIFEVDKPGQEWKGKKYSFYEKAILKGAGVNSLCDLIEGRRLGHFNSEEKDRGEENILLPDLEPYFQPGDLPEELLDSFNDNKDLNMNLKMEIDRIEGLAIHYYLEHIQYNSQEERDYARKMVLARYGNILGPVKTDEIFERVESFIKNNPGYFEDRWKVFTEYEIKDGNQVYRIDRLLVDEGGKEIKIIDYKSGETREKTQLEKYKDLLEEKTGGEYSISVEFVEV, from the coding sequence ATGATTAAAGTATTGAAAGCCAGTGCAGGAACAGGGAAGACCTATCGACTTTCTTTAGAATATGTTAATTCATTGCTCCGGGGGCAGTCCTTTGATGAAATTGTAGTTATGACCTTTACCCGGAAGGCAACCGCTGAAATCAGAGAGAGAATTTTTGAGCATATTGAAGACCTTCTGGAACATGGTATGGAAAGTAAAGTCTATAATAGTCTCAAGGAAATATATCATGATATATCTTTTAACAGGGATAACCTGCAGAAAAAATATAAGGCTATGCTAATTAATAAGGATAAACTCCATATCTATACAATTGATAGTTTTATTAACAGGGTATTCAAACAGGCTATTGCCCCCTATCTGGGTGTTTATAAATACGAAATAGTGGAGGACGATAAAAATACCGAAATAGTGGAAAAGGTTTTTAAGGAAATACTGGATAATCCAGATGATTTTGCCCTGATGGAGAAATTCTTGAGTGATAACCCGGAGCGAAAGATTAAAGAGTATATAAATTTAATAAAAAGTATGTTAAATAACCGCTGGAAGTTTTTATTGATTGACCATAAACCACGTAAAAAAAGGGAAACCGGACAGCTGACTCCGCTCCTGGATGAATGCCTGAATATCCTTGAAAGTGCGGCCCGGGATAAGGGAAAGGATTTTTCAAAAGATTATTTTAAAAAATCATTCCAGGGACAGATGAGTCAATACCTGGAACTTGAAACCCATGAGGCCAGAAAGGAGTTTATTATAAAAAATAAAGATTCCTTTTTCAAAGAATCATTCTGGAATGGTAATAATCTCAGGGGGAAGGCCATGGCCCCATTTAAGGAACACCTTGAAGTAAAGTACAGGGAGTTTTTGGAAAAAATGGCCGGGTATATATATAATGAAGAGATGATTCCCTACGAAGAAGAGGTGTTTAAATTTTACTCCCGGATTTTTGAGATCTATGACCGGATTAAATTTAAGGAAAAGACCTTTACCCACACCGATATCAGTAATTATACCTATAAATATTTAAGGGAAGAGGCCCTGGATCTTCTTGATGGGAAAAAGGTAAGTGATTATTTTTACGAACTTCTGGGGAGTGAGGTTACTACCCTATTTATTGATGAATTTCAGGATACCAGTATTCTGCAGTGGAAGATTCTAAAACCCCTTATCGACAGGTGCAGAAATGTGATCGCTGTTGGTGATGAAAAACAGTCTATCTACGGCTGGCGTGGTGGAGAAAAGGAACTTTTCTCCAGGCTTGATAAGATTCTGGATGGGGAAAGTGAATCCCTGAAGGTGTGTTACAGGAGTGAAAAAGAAATAATTAAATTTATTAATCGCTTTTTTACAGGTCTGGAGATTGACTGGGAATATAATGAAGTTAAACATCTGCCTGAAAAACAGGAAGGTTTTATAGAAATATTGCTGGGTGGTGACAGCTTAAAAAATAGAACTAACAGTAAAAAATTTAACAATATGAGTGAAGAAAAACAGAGGCAGATAATTGAACTTAACGAAAAGGTTACAGTAAATTTAAAGAGAAAGATTGTGGAGCGAATTAAGAATATTTCTGATTTAAGCGGGGTAGGTATCCTGGCCCGGTCTAACGACGACCTGTCAGATATTGCCACTGAACTGGATAAAAAAGGGATTCCCTATATCCTTGAGAGTAAGGATAGTCTGATTAACCATGAGGCCGTAAAACCCCTTTATTTCCTACTTGGTTATCTGACATATAATGATTATCTGGAGTTAATAAAGTTTTTAAGGAGTGACCTTGTCGGTCTTGATAACCAGGGGTTGAAATATCTATTGAGAAACAGGGACAGGGTTGAGAAGTTTATGCGGGGAAGGGGAGTAAAGTTGAGTAATGCTCTTCTGCAGAAGGCTCTGTCTGAAATAAGGCGGTTAAAGGCCCTGAATTACAGGGAATTAACAAATACCCTGATACAGAAGTCAGGGTTAATGGATCTCTTTGGCGATAACAGTGGTGCCCTCAAAAACATTTACCACTTCTTTAAATTAATGCGTCAGTTCTCCTGCCTCAAGGATTTTATGGATTATATTGAAGAAAACAAAAACTCAGATGAATTAAAACAGGTAGGTGTTAAGGAGGAGAACGCTGTAAAATTAATGACCATTCACAAGTCTAAAGGCCTTTCCTTTGAAACCGAGTTTTTCTACTGGTGTCCTGGTAAAAGGAAAGGTGGCCGGAGCAATCGTATGGAAATATACGTGAGATTTGATGATAATTTTGAGGAACTGGAAGATTATTTACTGACCCATTCCAGATACACCAGATATTTTGAGTATCTGGGATTTAATTTTAATAAAGAGCAGGAAGAAAAAGAGCTAATAGAGGAAATAAATAATGTTTATGTAGCCCTGACCCGGCCTGAGAAGAACCTTTATTTATACATTGAAGGGCCGAGAATTTTTGAGGTAGATAAACCCGGACAAGAGTGGAAAGGCAAAAAATACAGTTTTTATGAAAAGGCCATCCTTAAAGGGGCAGGGGTTAATTCCCTGTGTGACCTTATTGAGGGCAGGAGGCTCGGTCATTTTAATAGTGAAGAGAAAGATAGAGGTGAGGAAAATATCCTTCTCCCTGACCTGGAACCATATTTTCAGCCTGGTGATCTACCGGAAGAACTCCTCGACAGTTTTAATGATAATAAAGATCTTAATATGAACTTAAAAATGGAGATTGACCGGATAGAGGGGCTGGCAATCCATTATTATCTGGAGCATATCCAGTATAATAGCCAGGAAGAACGGGATTATGCCAGGAAGATGGTTCTGGCCCGGTATGGTAATATCCTGGGACCAGTCAAGACTGATGAGATTTTTGAAAGGGTCGAAAGTTTTATCAAAAACAACCCCGGTTATTTTGAGGATAGATGGAAGGTATTTACTGAATATGAAATTAAAGATGGTAACCAGGTTTACAGGATAGACCGACTGCTGGTAGATGAGGGGGGAAAAGAGATAAAGATTATAGATTATAAGAGCGGGGAAACCAGGGAAAAAACACAGCTTGAAAAATATAAAGATCTCCTGGAAGAAAAAACCGGGGGAGAGTATTCCATATCTGTTGAGTTTGTGGAGGTGTAA
- a CDS encoding carboxypeptidase M32, protein MFNIKQSNTEKSFLEFVQKIKAYDSAQSLLYWDMVTGMPEKGVSKRASIISLLSTEVFKMSTSDKMKEYLDNFSRQEVNKDLDPVMKGIVRECKKNYDRFKKIPEDKYRDFVRLKSEAESIWKKAKQNDDFNLFRPYLEKIVDYLNEFIDIWGYEGNKYNTLLDHYEPGVTVEKLDDIFTDLKASIVPLLKRVKDAQDKPDDSFLKEYYDPATQEKLCELLLEEIGYDFKAGRLDESEHPFTIGINSGDVRVTTHYYPHNLTSALFSSLHEGGHAIYDQNIDPELDETPLHDGASMGIHESQSRFWENIIGRSYNFWKSYYGKVRKLFPEQLNDISLDEFYRAINKVEPSMIRVEADELTYNLHIMVRYEIEKALINRELEVAELPEVWNQKMKEYLGIEPENDKEGVLQDVHWSNALFGYFPSYALGNIYAAQFYNTIKKEINNYDELISKGHFQPIKEWLGDKIHKYGKLLTPTEIIKKVTGEEINSRYLIKYLENKYSKIYKL, encoded by the coding sequence GTGTTCAATATCAAACAGTCAAATACTGAAAAATCGTTTCTGGAGTTTGTTCAAAAGATTAAGGCCTACGATAGTGCGCAGTCTCTCCTCTACTGGGACATGGTTACCGGAATGCCGGAAAAAGGTGTTTCTAAGAGGGCTTCTATAATCAGTCTCCTCTCAACAGAAGTCTTTAAAATGTCTACCTCTGATAAAATGAAGGAATACCTTGATAACTTTTCCCGGCAAGAGGTAAATAAAGACCTTGATCCTGTAATGAAGGGAATAGTAAGGGAATGCAAAAAAAATTATGACAGGTTCAAAAAAATACCGGAAGATAAATACCGTGACTTTGTCAGGTTAAAATCAGAAGCTGAATCTATCTGGAAAAAAGCTAAACAAAATGACGATTTCAATCTTTTCCGGCCATACCTTGAAAAAATAGTTGACTACCTCAATGAATTTATCGATATCTGGGGGTATGAGGGGAATAAATATAATACACTACTCGATCATTATGAACCAGGGGTTACTGTGGAGAAGCTGGATGATATTTTTACCGATCTCAAGGCCAGTATTGTCCCCTTACTTAAAAGGGTTAAGGATGCTCAAGATAAACCGGATGATTCCTTCCTGAAAGAATATTATGACCCTGCAACCCAGGAAAAACTATGTGAGCTACTTTTAGAAGAAATCGGTTATGATTTTAAAGCCGGCAGACTGGATGAAAGTGAGCACCCCTTTACCATTGGTATTAATAGTGGAGATGTCAGGGTAACAACCCATTATTACCCCCACAATTTAACCAGCGCCCTGTTCAGTTCACTCCACGAAGGGGGCCATGCTATATATGACCAGAATATTGATCCTGAACTCGATGAAACCCCATTACATGATGGGGCCTCTATGGGTATCCATGAGTCCCAGTCCAGGTTCTGGGAAAACATTATTGGCAGGAGCTATAACTTCTGGAAGTCTTATTATGGAAAGGTTCGGAAGCTCTTCCCTGAACAGCTTAATGATATATCCCTAGATGAATTTTACCGGGCTATAAATAAAGTTGAGCCATCAATGATCAGAGTAGAAGCCGATGAACTTACCTATAACCTTCATATCATGGTCAGGTATGAAATAGAAAAGGCTTTAATAAACCGGGAGCTTGAGGTTGCTGAACTCCCTGAAGTCTGGAATCAAAAAATGAAAGAATACCTGGGCATCGAACCAGAAAATGATAAGGAAGGGGTTCTCCAGGATGTCCACTGGTCAAATGCCCTGTTTGGTTATTTCCCCTCCTATGCCCTGGGGAATATCTATGCAGCCCAGTTTTATAACACTATTAAGAAAGAAATTAATAATTATGATGAACTGATAAGTAAGGGGCATTTCCAGCCCATCAAGGAATGGCTCGGTGACAAGATACATAAATACGGTAAACTCCTTACTCCAACAGAAATAATTAAAAAGGTCACCGGAGAAGAAATTAATTCCAGGTACCTGATTAAATACCTTGAAAATAAATATAGTAAGATATATAAACTATAG